In Rutidosis leptorrhynchoides isolate AG116_Rl617_1_P2 chromosome 2, CSIRO_AGI_Rlap_v1, whole genome shotgun sequence, one genomic interval encodes:
- the LOC139889991 gene encoding uncharacterized protein, producing the protein MKIVSYNIRGFGSGKFSKFNSVKKLIANEKPSFCAFQETKLRSVKDSWVHKIWGSTECDFIQQEMIGKSGGQLLIWDSNVFEPIDVHKVDRVIGIRGKWKSSGIEINILNVYGPHDDNSKQKLCNNLTVMMKDGIEPWVICGDFNEVRDQSERLNFIEAFFALWKDITVVALERKDSDHCPIMLKDSEKDFGPKPFKLFDEWFNENGFEQIITDAWENSKQTGTRKDKCFLNKLKDVKIALRSWSSSNYGQLDGEIEVLKNLAQNLELKAETCQLNNSELESWKNARKEWIDKENIKISMLKQKARFRWVLEGD; encoded by the exons ATGAAGATAGTCTCATACAACATAAGAGGGTTCGGGTCTGGTAAATTCAGCAAATTCAATTCTGTTAAGAAACTAATTGCAAATGAGAAACCGTCCTTTTGTGCCTTCCAAGAAACTAAGCTACGTAGTGTTAAAGATTCATGGGTTCACAAAATATGGGGTTCAACAGAGTGCGATTTCATACAACAAGAAATGATAGGCAAATCAGGGGGTCAATTGTTAATTTGGGATTCGAATGTCTTTGAGCCAATAGACGTTCATAAAGTCGACCGGGTAATCGGTATTCGGGGTAAATGGAAAAGTAGTGGTATTGAGATTAATATTCTCAACGTCTATGGCCCTCACGACGACAACAGTAAACAAAAGCTATGTAACAATCTCACTGTTATGATGAAGGATGGTATCGAACCTTGGGTGATATGCGGGGATTTCAACGAAGTGAGAGATCAATCGGAGCGATTAAATT TTATTGAAGCATTTTTCGCTCTGTGGAAGGATATTACAGTTGTTGCTCTTGAGAGAAAAGATTCAGATCATTGCCCAATTATGTTGAAAGATAGCGAGAAGGATTTCGGCCCAAAGCCTTTCAAACTATTTGATGAGTGGTTCAATGAAAACGGTTTTGAGCAGATCATTACGGACGCGTGGGAAAATTCTAAGCAGACGGGTACACGCAAAGATAAATGCTTCCTGAATAAATTAAAGGACGTTAAAATTGCACTCAGGTCGTGGAGCTCATCAAACTATGGTCAGTTAGATGGGGAGATTGAAGTCCTCAAAAATTTGGCACAAAATTTGGAATTAAAAGCTGAAACATGTCAGCTAAATAACAGTGAATTGGAATCATGGAAAAACGCACGAAAGGAATGGATCGACAAAGAAAATATCAAAATAAGTATGTTGAAACAGAAGGCTAGGTTTAGATGGGTACTCGAGGGGGACTAG